The Prevotella sp. E9-3 genome has a window encoding:
- a CDS encoding glycosyltransferase, which translates to MKILIVNTSERTGGAAIAAGRLSEALIDNGVKAKMLVLHKESDALYVGTAGTSLRNKWNFLWERAIIWLNNKFNRDNLFKISIANTGIDITKTQEFREADIIHLHWINQGFLSLHTIHKILNSGKPVVWTMHDMWPATGICHHAYNCDNYQSECHDCPFLKKAGPNDLSTRTFKNKQRMLEGAKNLNFVAVGEWLANRARNSALIGHFPIRVIPNALSLTRFVLTDRNDARTALDIHESYVIVFGAARIDEPIKGFDLLLSALNILKNQKSINPDDIRLILFGSIKNPELLQQIPIKYTHEGYIDDEDRLSLIYSAANATVSASHYETFGQTLIEAQACGSLPVAFRGSGPDDIINHKENGYLADNLSAESLADGIRWALNANISPRDLRRSVTRRYSESTVAYRYIELYNSISNHG; encoded by the coding sequence AACACAAGTGAGAGAACAGGTGGAGCAGCCATTGCAGCAGGCCGTCTTTCAGAGGCTCTGATAGACAATGGCGTGAAAGCGAAGATGCTGGTTCTGCACAAAGAGAGCGATGCCCTGTATGTAGGTACGGCGGGCACTTCTTTGCGCAACAAGTGGAATTTTCTGTGGGAGCGCGCCATTATCTGGCTGAACAACAAGTTCAACCGTGATAATCTCTTCAAGATTTCAATTGCCAACACAGGCATCGACATCACGAAGACGCAGGAATTTCGCGAGGCCGACATTATTCACCTGCACTGGATCAACCAGGGTTTTCTTTCTCTTCACACCATCCATAAGATTCTGAACAGCGGTAAGCCTGTTGTATGGACCATGCACGACATGTGGCCCGCCACGGGCATCTGCCATCATGCCTACAACTGTGACAACTACCAGTCGGAATGCCACGACTGTCCTTTTCTTAAAAAGGCCGGCCCCAACGATTTATCTACCCGTACCTTCAAAAACAAGCAGCGCATGCTGGAAGGTGCCAAGAACCTGAACTTCGTGGCCGTAGGCGAATGGCTGGCCAATCGTGCCCGCAACAGCGCCCTGATTGGTCATTTCCCCATCAGAGTGATTCCCAACGCTCTTTCGCTCACCCGTTTTGTGCTTACCGACCGCAACGATGCCCGTACGGCCCTTGACATCCACGAGTCGTATGTGATTGTGTTCGGTGCGGCACGCATCGACGAGCCCATCAAAGGCTTCGACCTCCTGCTGTCGGCCCTAAATATACTCAAGAACCAAAAGAGCATCAACCCTGATGATATCCGACTGATTCTTTTTGGAAGCATCAAGAATCCGGAACTGCTGCAACAGATACCTATTAAATATACGCACGAAGGGTATATAGATGATGAAGACCGTTTGTCGCTCATCTACTCGGCAGCCAACGCAACGGTGTCTGCCTCGCACTACGAGACCTTCGGACAGACACTGATAGAGGCGCAGGCATGCGGCTCGCTTCCTGTGGCCTTCCGTGGCAGCGGTCCCGACGATATCATCAACCATAAGGAGAACGGCTATCTGGCTGACAACCTCTCTGCCGAAAGTCTGGCAGACGGTATTCGCTGGGCATTGAATGCCAACATTTCGCCTCGCGACCTCAGACGAAGTGTTACCCGCCGTTATTCTGAGAGCACCGTAGCCTATCGCTACATCGAACTCTACAATTCCATTTCAAATCATGGTTAA
- a CDS encoding glycosyltransferase family 2 protein, whose translation MVKFTVITITYNAEDCVGRTLESVFKQTYEDIEHLIIDGASSDNTLQLAKAYKQRNDTTGTGHKIIIHSEPDHGIYDAMNKGLSQASGDYVVFMNAGDFFPQDDTLEMIVHKCRLKENPSAEMPAVLYGNTNIVDNEGRFLHLRRLQPPAHLTWRSFRHGMLVCHQAFYARTDLAKTTPFDMRYKYSADVDWCIRVMHEGERAGLTLYNINEIVACYTQEGATTRHHLESLFERFDVMRRHYGLVSTILMHLWFVVRKK comes from the coding sequence ATGGTTAAATTTACTGTCATCACGATTACATACAACGCTGAAGACTGTGTAGGCCGTACCCTCGAGAGTGTATTCAAGCAGACTTATGAAGACATAGAGCACCTGATCATTGACGGTGCATCGTCTGACAACACCCTACAGTTGGCCAAAGCCTACAAACAGCGCAACGACACAACGGGCACCGGCCACAAAATCATTATTCACTCCGAGCCCGACCATGGCATCTATGATGCGATGAACAAGGGGCTATCGCAAGCCTCGGGCGACTATGTCGTTTTTATGAATGCCGGCGATTTCTTTCCACAGGACGACACACTGGAAATGATTGTACACAAATGCCGACTCAAGGAGAACCCTTCAGCCGAGATGCCTGCCGTGCTCTACGGAAACACGAATATCGTTGACAATGAAGGCCGTTTCCTGCATCTGCGCCGACTGCAGCCGCCTGCCCACCTCACCTGGCGCTCGTTCCGCCACGGCATGCTGGTGTGCCATCAGGCTTTCTATGCCCGCACCGACCTGGCCAAGACCACCCCGTTTGACATGCGCTACAAGTATTCAGCCGATGTGGACTGGTGCATTCGGGTGATGCATGAGGGCGAGCGTGCCGGTCTTACATTATATAATATTAATGAGATAGTGGCATGCTATACCCAGGAAGGGGCCACCACGCGCCATCACCTGGAGTCACTTTTTGAGCGATTCGACGTGATGCGCCGCCACTACGGACTCGTCAGCACTATCCTCATGCATCTCTGGTTCGTTGTACGCAAGAAATAG
- the argS gene encoding arginine--tRNA ligase, giving the protein MNIETLISNAAKEAVKELYGMDATEKMLQLQKTRSEFEGNLTLVVFPFVKAARKSPEQTAQEIGEYLVAHCSAVDKFNVVKGFLNLSVGEGAWLQLLEAIDKDDRFGMKQATEESPLVMIEYSSPNTNKPLHLGHVRNNLLGWSLAQIMEANGNKVVKTNIVNDRGIHICKSMLAWLKYGNGETPESSGKKGDHLIGDYYVAFDKHYREEVKELMAQGMDEEKAKQEAPLIKEAHEMLVKWENNDPEVRALWEKMNNWVYAGFDETYKKMGVSFDKIYYESQTYLKGKAKVEEGLAKGLFERHEDNSVWADLTNEGLDQKLLLRSDGTSVYMTQDIGTAEMRFKDYPIDKMIYVVGNEQNYHFQVLSILLDRLGFKWGKELVHFSYGMVELPNGKMKSREGTVVDADDLMDLMVEDAYKTSMELGKFDDMTEEERREIARIVGMGALKYFILKVDARKNMLFNPEESIDFNGNTGPFIQYTYARIRSILRKAQDNQNSPNILNIQIALSNKEIELIQKMSEFGAAVEQAGKDYSPSGIANYCYELTKVFNQFYHDFSILNEPDEQKKAVRLMLAKNVAKIIKNGMSLLGIEVPERM; this is encoded by the coding sequence ATGAATATTGAGACGTTGATTAGCAATGCTGCCAAAGAGGCCGTAAAGGAACTCTATGGCATGGATGCTACCGAGAAGATGTTACAGCTGCAGAAGACACGCAGCGAGTTTGAGGGTAACCTGACTTTGGTGGTCTTCCCATTTGTGAAGGCTGCTCGCAAAAGTCCCGAACAAACAGCACAAGAGATTGGCGAATACTTAGTGGCTCACTGTTCTGCCGTAGATAAGTTTAATGTAGTAAAAGGATTCCTGAACCTCAGTGTTGGCGAAGGTGCCTGGCTGCAATTGCTGGAAGCTATTGACAAAGACGACCGTTTCGGTATGAAACAGGCTACAGAAGAGTCGCCTCTTGTCATGATTGAATATTCTTCACCCAACACCAACAAGCCCCTTCACTTAGGTCATGTACGCAACAACCTGCTGGGTTGGTCGCTGGCACAGATCATGGAGGCCAACGGCAACAAGGTGGTGAAAACTAACATCGTCAACGACCGCGGTATTCATATCTGCAAATCTATGCTGGCATGGCTGAAATATGGCAATGGCGAAACTCCTGAAAGCTCTGGCAAGAAGGGCGACCACCTCATCGGTGACTACTATGTGGCTTTCGACAAGCACTACCGTGAGGAGGTGAAGGAACTCATGGCTCAGGGCATGGACGAGGAGAAAGCCAAGCAGGAGGCTCCACTCATCAAGGAGGCTCACGAGATGCTGGTGAAATGGGAGAACAACGACCCCGAGGTTCGCGCTCTGTGGGAAAAGATGAACAACTGGGTGTATGCCGGTTTCGACGAGACCTATAAGAAGATGGGTGTCAGCTTCGACAAGATCTACTATGAGTCTCAGACCTATCTCAAGGGTAAGGCAAAGGTTGAGGAAGGACTGGCCAAAGGTCTTTTTGAGCGTCATGAAGACAATAGTGTTTGGGCCGACCTGACCAACGAGGGATTGGACCAGAAACTGCTGCTCCGCAGTGACGGTACCTCAGTATATATGACTCAGGACATCGGTACTGCCGAGATGCGTTTCAAGGACTACCCCATCGACAAGATGATCTATGTAGTAGGCAACGAGCAGAACTACCATTTCCAGGTGCTCTCTATCCTGCTCGACCGTCTGGGCTTCAAGTGGGGTAAGGAGCTGGTACACTTCTCTTACGGTATGGTGGAACTGCCCAACGGTAAGATGAAGAGCCGTGAGGGAACCGTTGTAGATGCCGACGACCTGATGGACCTGATGGTAGAGGATGCCTACAAGACATCGATGGAGCTGGGCAAGTTTGACGATATGACTGAGGAGGAGCGCCGTGAGATTGCCCGCATCGTGGGTATGGGTGCCCTGAAATACTTCATCCTGAAGGTGGATGCCCGCAAGAACATGCTGTTCAACCCTGAGGAAAGTATCGACTTCAACGGCAACACCGGTCCCTTTATTCAATATACCTACGCAAGAATACGCTCAATTTTGAGAAAGGCTCAGGATAATCAGAATTCTCCGAATATTCTGAACATTCAGATTGCGCTGAGTAACAAGGAAATCGAGCTCATCCAGAAGATGTCGGAGTTCGGTGCTGCTGTCGAGCAGGCTGGTAAGGACTACTCTCCTTCTGGCATTGCCAACTACTGCTACGAACTGACCAAGGTGTTCAACCAGTTCTACCACGACTTCTCTATCCTGAACGAGCCTGACGAGCAGAAGAAGGCCGTGCGCCTGATGCTGGCCAAGAACGTGGCAAAGATTATCAAGAACGGTATGAGCCTTTTGGGCATTGAGGTTCCCGAAAGAATGTAA
- a CDS encoding RNase H family protein, which yields MSNQLQNPPDYRHDTILPLPMEVTADAWAVDAACSGNPGPMEYQAIDLQTGACVFHFGPVHGTNNIGEFLAIVHALALCWQQGLHTKTIYSDSYNAILWVKKRQCKTKLERTPKTEQLYQIIARAERWLQTHDYKNPLLKWETGKWGEVPADFGRK from the coding sequence ATGTCCAATCAACTACAGAATCCCCCCGATTATCGTCACGACACCATCCTTCCCTTGCCCATGGAAGTTACTGCTGATGCATGGGCCGTCGATGCAGCATGCTCCGGAAACCCTGGTCCTATGGAATATCAGGCCATCGACCTGCAGACGGGTGCATGCGTATTCCATTTCGGTCCCGTCCACGGCACCAACAACATTGGCGAGTTTCTGGCCATTGTCCATGCCCTGGCTCTTTGCTGGCAGCAGGGCCTCCATACAAAGACTATTTACAGCGATTCCTATAATGCCATTCTATGGGTGAAGAAACGCCAGTGCAAGACAAAATTGGAGCGTACGCCCAAGACCGAGCAACTCTATCAGATCATTGCCCGTGCTGAGCGTTGGCTTCAGACTCACGACTATAAGAACCCGCTATTGAAATGGGAAACAGGAAAATGGGGCGAAGTGCCCGCCGACTTTGGCAGGAAATAA
- the ribD gene encoding bifunctional diaminohydroxyphosphoribosylaminopyrimidine deaminase/5-amino-6-(5-phosphoribosylamino)uracil reductase RibD, producing the protein MTVDEKYMWRCLQLARNGRQNAKPNPMVGAVIVVPMAQQSSSATEYRIIGEGYHVRCGQGHAEVNAFASVRPEDESLLSQATIYVSLEPCSHYGKTPPCADLIIRKGVRRVVVGCIDEFAEVQGRGIKKLRDAGTEVTVGVLEEECKALNRRFFTFHRLHRPYIILKWAQTANGFIDDNGQPLAISNAFTQMLGHKLRAEEDAILVGRVTNEREHPQLTVRHWSGPSPKRLVVDRQHPLSLETLYHQNIQSLIVEGGRKTLESFLAQNLWDEIRVETNFSLTVNGGTRAPHLPANAVVISQQQYDNNIIVNYTITSKLPD; encoded by the coding sequence ATGACTGTTGACGAGAAATACATGTGGCGATGCCTGCAACTGGCCCGTAACGGGCGGCAGAACGCCAAGCCCAACCCTATGGTGGGCGCAGTGATTGTTGTTCCCATGGCTCAACAGTCATCATCCGCTACCGAGTACCGTATCATCGGTGAGGGCTATCATGTGCGTTGTGGTCAGGGACATGCTGAAGTGAATGCCTTCGCTTCGGTGCGCCCGGAAGATGAGTCGCTGTTGTCGCAGGCCACTATCTATGTGTCGTTGGAACCCTGTTCTCACTATGGAAAAACACCTCCCTGTGCCGATCTCATCATCAGGAAAGGCGTGCGCAGAGTGGTAGTAGGCTGTATCGACGAGTTTGCCGAAGTGCAGGGACGTGGCATCAAAAAACTCCGTGATGCCGGCACCGAAGTGACTGTTGGTGTATTGGAAGAAGAGTGCAAGGCACTGAACCGTCGTTTCTTCACCTTCCATCGGTTGCATCGTCCCTATATCATTCTGAAATGGGCCCAGACCGCCAACGGCTTTATCGACGATAACGGGCAGCCGCTGGCCATTTCGAATGCTTTCACTCAGATGTTAGGTCATAAGTTGCGTGCCGAGGAAGACGCTATCCTTGTGGGCCGCGTGACCAACGAGCGCGAGCATCCTCAGCTCACCGTACGCCACTGGTCGGGTCCGTCGCCCAAGCGCCTGGTTGTAGATCGTCAGCATCCGTTGAGTCTTGAAACCCTCTACCATCAGAACATTCAATCGCTGATTGTGGAAGGCGGAAGAAAAACCCTTGAGTCGTTCCTGGCGCAGAACTTATGGGATGAAATCCGGGTAGAAACCAATTTCTCGCTCACCGTCAACGGCGGTACGCGAGCCCCGCATCTGCCAGCCAATGCAGTAGTAATCTCGCAACAACAGTATGACAACAACATCATTGTGAACTATACAATAACAAGCAAGCTCCCCGATTGA
- a CDS encoding bifunctional UDP-N-acetylmuramoyl-tripeptide:D-alanyl-D-alanine ligase/alanine racemase yields MTYSIVKVATLIGARRYGSTETTVGWLLTDSRSLRFPEQTLFFALRTQRNDGHKYIPELYRRGVRSFVVKEVPDLASYPEANFLQVPSPLAALQRLAERHRDEFDIPIVGITGSNGKTMVKEWLYQLLSAVAVGTASGERSSLNVTRSPRSYNSQIGVPLSVWLLGEQSQVGLFEAGISQPGEMAALRDIIQPTVGVLTSLGAAHQENFRSMEEKCMEKLQLFHDTAAIVYPSDDDIVSRCVRRSGYQGERIGWSRISDNVEFKVESVQALPDSVSSQITYIYKGVRSSYVIPFIDEASIENSITCAATALYLGLTHEDLAERMPLLEPVAMRLEVKEGQRGLTLINDSYNNDINSLDIALDFVNRRGEASNKLHPSPITLILSDIYQSGESLASLYQQVSNMCKNRGVAKLIGIGDEIASQAALIDVPERHFFHDVEQFVNSTVFSQLANELVLLKGARRFGFERITELLEQKVHETILEVNLQAVVDNLNHFRSFLKTDTKMVCMIKADAYGAGAIEIAKTLQDNRVDYLAVAVADEGVALRKAGITANIMVMNPEMTSFKTLFDYDLEPEVYSFRLMDALIRAARKEGITGWPVHIKLDTGMHRLGFDPKADIDELVDRLQHQTALIPRSVFSHFVGSDSDEFDDFSATQFALFDEGSRKLQSAFSHRILRHMDNSAGIEHFPERQMDMCRLGIGLYGVEPYASEDSTLSTLHSTLKTVSTLKTTILQMRHVKAGDSVGYSRRTILDRDSVIAAIPIGYADGLNRRLGNRHGYCLVNGQKAPYVGNICMDVAMIDVTGIDCQEGDSVEIFGQELPVTVLSDILETIPYEVLTGVSNRVKRIYYQD; encoded by the coding sequence ATGACCTATAGCATCGTAAAGGTGGCGACACTGATTGGTGCCCGCCGCTATGGAAGCACTGAGACCACCGTGGGATGGCTACTCACTGACAGCCGTTCACTTCGTTTCCCTGAACAGACACTTTTCTTTGCCCTGCGCACTCAGCGCAACGACGGACATAAGTATATCCCTGAACTTTATCGGCGTGGCGTTCGCTCGTTTGTAGTGAAAGAGGTACCTGATTTGGCATCTTATCCGGAAGCCAACTTCCTGCAGGTGCCTTCTCCTCTGGCTGCTCTTCAGCGACTGGCCGAGCGTCATCGTGACGAGTTCGATATTCCCATCGTAGGCATTACCGGTTCCAACGGAAAGACCATGGTCAAGGAGTGGCTGTACCAGTTGCTTTCTGCCGTAGCAGTGGGAACAGCATCTGGCGAGCGCTCTTCGTTGAATGTCACTCGTTCGCCTCGCAGCTATAACTCTCAGATTGGTGTGCCCCTTTCAGTCTGGTTGTTGGGCGAACAGTCTCAGGTAGGTCTGTTTGAGGCAGGTATCAGTCAGCCCGGTGAGATGGCTGCCCTGCGCGATATCATCCAACCCACCGTGGGCGTGCTCACTTCCTTGGGCGCCGCCCATCAGGAGAATTTCCGCTCCATGGAAGAGAAGTGCATGGAGAAACTTCAGTTGTTTCACGACACGGCCGCCATTGTCTATCCCAGCGATGATGATATTGTGAGCCGCTGCGTGCGCCGTTCCGGTTATCAGGGCGAGCGCATCGGCTGGTCGCGCATCAGCGACAATGTTGAGTTCAAGGTAGAGAGCGTTCAGGCACTGCCCGATTCCGTCTCTTCACAGATTACCTATATATATAAAGGTGTACGCTCTTCATACGTGATTCCCTTCATCGATGAGGCTTCCATAGAAAACAGTATCACCTGTGCGGCCACAGCACTCTACCTTGGGCTTACCCATGAGGATCTGGCAGAACGCATGCCACTGCTCGAACCTGTGGCCATGCGCCTGGAAGTGAAGGAAGGCCAGCGCGGTCTCACCCTCATCAACGATTCCTATAACAACGATATCAATTCGCTCGACATCGCGCTCGACTTTGTGAACCGTCGTGGCGAGGCTTCCAATAAGTTGCACCCATCGCCCATCACCCTCATACTCAGCGATATCTATCAGAGTGGCGAGTCGTTGGCTTCGCTCTATCAGCAGGTGTCCAACATGTGTAAAAACCGTGGGGTGGCCAAACTCATTGGTATCGGTGATGAGATAGCCTCGCAGGCAGCTCTGATTGATGTTCCCGAGCGCCATTTCTTCCATGATGTTGAACAGTTTGTGAATAGTACAGTGTTCAGTCAGCTTGCCAACGAACTGGTGCTGCTGAAAGGTGCACGCCGGTTCGGTTTTGAGCGCATCACCGAACTGTTGGAGCAGAAAGTTCATGAAACCATTCTTGAGGTGAACCTTCAGGCTGTGGTCGATAACCTGAACCATTTCCGTTCGTTCCTGAAAACCGACACGAAAATGGTGTGCATGATCAAGGCTGATGCCTATGGAGCCGGTGCCATCGAAATAGCCAAGACCCTGCAGGACAACCGTGTAGATTATCTGGCTGTGGCTGTGGCCGATGAGGGCGTGGCCCTGCGCAAAGCCGGCATTACTGCCAATATCATGGTGATGAACCCTGAGATGACATCATTCAAGACTCTCTTCGACTATGATCTTGAGCCAGAGGTGTATTCTTTCCGTTTGATGGATGCCCTGATTCGTGCAGCCCGCAAGGAAGGTATCACCGGATGGCCTGTACATATCAAACTGGATACCGGTATGCACCGTCTGGGCTTTGATCCCAAAGCCGATATCGACGAGCTGGTTGACCGCCTTCAGCATCAGACAGCACTTATTCCCCGTTCGGTGTTCTCTCATTTTGTGGGTAGCGATAGTGATGAGTTCGATGATTTCTCAGCTACTCAGTTTGCCCTTTTCGATGAAGGAAGTCGCAAACTGCAGTCGGCCTTCAGTCATCGCATCCTGCGCCACATGGACAACTCTGCCGGCATCGAGCATTTCCCCGAGCGCCAGATGGACATGTGCCGACTGGGCATCGGACTGTATGGAGTGGAGCCGTATGCTAGTGAAGACTCTACACTCTCCACTCTACACTCTACACTGAAAACCGTGAGCACACTGAAGACCACTATCTTGCAGATGCGCCATGTAAAGGCAGGCGATTCTGTAGGCTATAGCCGCAGAACCATTCTTGATCGCGACAGCGTGATTGCAGCCATACCTATCGGATATGCCGACGGATTGAACCGACGCTTGGGCAATCGTCATGGCTATTGTCTGGTGAATGGTCAGAAAGCGCCCTATGTAGGCAATATCTGCATGGATGTGGCTATGATCGATGTGACGGGCATTGACTGTCAGGAGGGTGATTCAGTAGAAATATTCGGTCAGGAACTTCCTGTCACCGTGCTCTCGGACATTCTTGAAACCATTCCCTATGAAGTGCTGACCGGTGTTTCCAACCGTGTGAAGCGCATCTATTATCAGGACTAA
- a CDS encoding GSCFA domain-containing protein: MEFRTKVDIPEPAFQIEPMESMLFVGSCFADNIGKHFLNEHFPVVINPYGTMYNPASVLHTIERFCEEHLASGGEKAFPRVVFVTLGTNRIYRLISTGEIVDNCEKRPQRLFSEEDLSIDETVNFLRLSVELLRAHRPDIHVVFTVSPIRYAKYGYHISQLSKATLLLAIDRLVHDSKLFVPNSSLSYFPAYEVVLDELRDYRFYKEDMLHPTDQAVEYLWQQLVDHYFSPKAVEFLKEWKPLKEALAHRPFHPESEEYQQFLAETKRREAELLARWS; the protein is encoded by the coding sequence ATGGAGTTTCGAACTAAAGTTGACATCCCAGAACCAGCCTTCCAAATCGAACCGATGGAATCGATGCTTTTTGTCGGTTCTTGTTTTGCAGACAATATCGGTAAGCACTTCCTTAATGAGCATTTTCCTGTGGTAATCAACCCTTACGGCACGATGTACAATCCTGCCTCAGTGTTGCATACCATTGAGCGATTCTGCGAAGAGCATCTTGCCAGTGGTGGCGAGAAAGCTTTTCCCAGAGTGGTGTTTGTCACTTTGGGTACCAACCGTATCTACCGATTGATCTCTACTGGCGAAATAGTGGATAACTGTGAGAAACGACCCCAACGACTCTTCTCCGAAGAAGACCTTTCTATCGATGAAACCGTCAATTTTCTTCGATTGTCGGTGGAATTACTGCGTGCTCACCGTCCTGATATTCATGTGGTGTTTACAGTCAGCCCCATCCGCTATGCCAAGTATGGCTACCACATCAGTCAGTTGTCGAAAGCCACCCTCCTTCTTGCCATCGACAGACTGGTGCACGATTCGAAACTCTTTGTACCCAATTCATCGCTTTCCTATTTCCCGGCCTACGAGGTGGTGCTTGACGAGTTGCGCGACTATCGTTTTTATAAGGAGGACATGTTGCACCCCACAGACCAGGCGGTTGAATACCTGTGGCAACAATTGGTTGACCATTATTTCTCACCCAAAGCCGTTGAGTTCCTAAAGGAATGGAAACCCTTGAAAGAAGCATTGGCTCATCGTCCTTTCCATCCTGAGAGTGAAGAGTATCAGCAATTTCTGGCTGAAACCAAAAGGCGTGAGGCCGAACTGTTGGCCCGTTGGTCTTGA
- the purN gene encoding phosphoribosylglycinamide formyltransferase, whose translation MKRKVNIAVFVSGNGTNCENLIRYFEGSELATVVLVVSNKADAFALERARRLGVPTAVAVKADLNNQQFMMTLLQQFSVDFIVLAGFLPLVPSFLVEAFPRRIVNIHPSLLPKYGGKGMWGHHVHEAVKAAGEQETGITIHFVSNVCDGGDIIAQFHTSLSPDDSVDEIAEKVHSLEMKHFPVVVARVLKELNE comes from the coding sequence ATGAAAAGGAAAGTCAACATAGCTGTTTTTGTGTCGGGCAACGGTACCAATTGTGAGAACCTGATTCGATATTTTGAAGGTTCTGAATTGGCTACGGTAGTTCTTGTTGTGAGCAATAAGGCTGATGCCTTTGCTCTGGAACGGGCCCGCCGACTGGGTGTTCCTACTGCTGTCGCCGTGAAAGCAGATCTGAACAATCAGCAGTTCATGATGACCCTTCTTCAGCAGTTTTCTGTCGATTTCATCGTGCTGGCAGGCTTTCTTCCGTTGGTTCCTTCCTTTTTGGTTGAGGCTTTTCCGCGTCGCATTGTCAATATCCATCCTTCACTTCTTCCGAAATATGGCGGTAAGGGCATGTGGGGGCATCATGTTCATGAAGCGGTGAAGGCAGCAGGCGAACAGGAAACGGGCATCACCATTCATTTCGTGTCGAATGTTTGTGATGGTGGAGACATTATTGCCCAGTTCCACACATCGCTTTCCCCGGATGATTCTGTCGATGAAATCGCCGAAAAAGTTCATTCTCTGGAAATGAAGCATTTCCCGGTAGTAGTGGCTCGGGTGTTGAAAGAACTAAACGAATAA
- a CDS encoding radical SAM protein, with protein sequence MSTVIYPSPIFGPIHSRRLGLSLGINLLPPDGKVCSFDCIYCECGFNADHRPKQPLPTREEVAEQLETRLQQMVAEGQLPDVLTFAGNGEPTSHPHFPEIIEDTIVLRNRYCPKAKVSVLSNSTFIHKPSVHDALMRVDNNILKLDTVSIDYIQKVDRPTGTYQLDRIIECMKAFNGHIIIQTIFLHGPGVSNTSDEYVEPWLEVVKAIRPQEVMVYTIDRETPDKTLSKATHEELDAIRDRVMAEGIPCQASY encoded by the coding sequence ATGAGTACAGTTATCTATCCATCGCCTATCTTTGGCCCTATTCATAGCCGTCGCCTCGGTTTGTCGTTAGGCATTAATTTGTTGCCTCCCGATGGCAAAGTGTGTAGTTTCGACTGTATTTACTGTGAGTGCGGATTTAATGCCGACCATCGGCCAAAGCAGCCTCTGCCCACTCGTGAGGAGGTGGCTGAACAGTTGGAAACTCGTTTGCAGCAGATGGTTGCCGAAGGCCAACTGCCTGATGTGTTGACATTTGCCGGCAATGGCGAACCTACCAGTCATCCTCATTTCCCTGAAATCATCGAAGATACCATTGTCCTACGCAATCGCTATTGCCCGAAGGCGAAAGTATCAGTGCTCAGCAACTCCACGTTCATTCATAAACCTTCTGTCCACGATGCTCTGATGAGGGTCGATAATAATATTCTGAAACTGGACACTGTCAGTATCGACTATATTCAGAAGGTTGACCGCCCGACGGGTACTTATCAGTTGGACCGGATTATCGAATGCATGAAAGCCTTCAACGGACATATCATTATTCAGACGATTTTCCTGCACGGACCAGGCGTAAGTAATACGTCCGACGAATATGTCGAGCCTTGGCTGGAGGTGGTAAAGGCTATTCGTCCCCAAGAGGTGATGGTATATACCATTGACCGAGAAACTCCCGACAAGACTTTGTCAAAGGCTACACACGAGGAACTGGATGCTATCCGCGATCGTGTGATGGCCGAAGGCATTCCCTGCCAGGCGTCGTATTAA